In the genome of Desulfuromonas sp. DDH964, one region contains:
- a CDS encoding ATP-binding protein, with amino-acid sequence MVQLRVRARAVDMLGRQQIAGIPTAIHELFKNAHDAYAERVEVDYFRRTNVLVLRDDGYGMTREDIENRWLTLGTESRLGSNRPDSVKGWTGPKHLPRRAIMGEKGIGRLAIAAIAPITLLLSRAVRPDGLHKLVVALVHWGLFEQPGLDIGEIDVPVVEFPGGTLPTRSDIHALIKRVQENIEDLKDDLDEDEITRLLADLDKAKGISPDKLDVTLRGFVKKDETPLSLQDGGYGTHFILLPTAPELNDDIDGGADREASNLERNLLGFSNTMKGVRPVIRTRFRDHHLDEEPEEIIGPRNFFRQEEYEKADHHFTGNVDEYGQFSGTVRIYGVTKSFVCNWTEGKGRHTKCGPFSIDFAYVQGLQRESHLPPDEYKVIIEKLDRIGGLYIYRDNIRILPYGNSDVDFLDIERRRTKSAQDWFFSYRRMFGYVAIDHENNHSLSEKAGREGFRQNQAYRDFRAVLMNLFQRLAIEFFRSAATQGETYWDQKNAFEVEAKLLAKQKKKADERRSDFTKLLEDFFEKYETGDFEKRAETIENHTASRLDRLVTLDDDGDLATGVRDLEKQIQGQLQTLSNDLSISKPRGLALTKRMEKDWAAYQRISNDVRESTLNPLRKKIDQLIRQATETRVSMSQRRESAIKMLEGQRDGLVRELSTLRQAAYEASKEMQETLKDVVREEFSQFREAVETLLVDFTRMTARNPGKLEDALNSFENEVRTIREREASFLEAIQRQMKDITEAIKERETVEDRTGALEQRAQRLEEQLEFYSDFAQMGMGVGILQHEFEKSARNMRLAVRDLKPWADGTPELKKVYTRLRNSFDHLDGYLKMLDPLGRRIRRSKVEISGDEIRMHLRRIFRRALDEDGIELEASDAFLEKKVSCRTSALLGAFVNVVDNAIYWVSNGAQNDKWINLDIDDDGFLISNSGPGIEERLRERIFEFGETTKPGGRGMGLAISKDTLLREGFDLELVQSGSDVDPVFKIKTVNTLEGEA; translated from the coding sequence ATGGTTCAGCTTAGGGTGAGAGCTCGTGCTGTCGATATGCTCGGGCGTCAGCAAATCGCCGGTATTCCCACGGCCATCCACGAATTGTTCAAAAATGCCCACGACGCTTATGCTGAGAGGGTAGAGGTCGACTATTTCCGACGGACAAATGTATTGGTGCTTCGTGACGATGGTTATGGGATGACCCGCGAAGACATTGAAAACCGTTGGCTCACGTTGGGGACGGAAAGTCGCCTCGGTTCCAATCGCCCCGATTCCGTAAAGGGCTGGACTGGGCCAAAACATCTGCCCCGCCGGGCGATTATGGGCGAAAAGGGTATCGGACGTCTGGCCATTGCCGCCATTGCACCAATCACCCTCCTTTTATCAAGAGCGGTTAGACCGGATGGTTTGCACAAGCTCGTTGTTGCTCTGGTCCACTGGGGTCTTTTCGAACAGCCCGGGCTTGATATCGGTGAAATCGATGTACCCGTGGTTGAGTTCCCAGGGGGTACCCTTCCGACACGTTCAGATATCCATGCCCTGATAAAGCGGGTGCAGGAAAACATTGAAGATTTAAAAGACGACTTAGACGAAGATGAAATCACCCGTTTGCTTGCCGACCTCGATAAAGCAAAAGGGATTTCCCCAGACAAGCTAGATGTGACTCTGCGGGGTTTCGTCAAAAAGGATGAGACCCCGCTTTCGCTTCAGGATGGTGGCTACGGGACGCATTTCATTCTTCTGCCAACGGCACCCGAGTTGAATGATGACATTGACGGCGGCGCCGATAGGGAGGCATCAAATCTAGAGCGGAACTTGCTTGGTTTTTCCAATACGATGAAGGGAGTTCGGCCCGTCATTCGTACGCGGTTTCGGGACCACCATCTGGATGAAGAACCAGAAGAAATAATTGGGCCAAGGAACTTTTTCCGGCAGGAAGAGTATGAAAAGGCTGACCACCATTTCACGGGTAATGTTGATGAATATGGGCAGTTCTCGGGAACCGTTCGAATTTATGGTGTGACAAAATCGTTCGTCTGCAATTGGACTGAAGGTAAGGGACGGCACACCAAGTGCGGGCCATTTTCTATCGATTTTGCCTATGTGCAAGGGCTCCAAAGAGAGAGCCACCTGCCCCCTGATGAATACAAAGTGATAATTGAGAAGTTGGATAGGATCGGCGGATTGTACATCTATCGGGACAATATCCGGATTCTTCCCTACGGCAATTCTGATGTTGATTTTCTCGACATTGAGCGGCGGAGAACTAAAAGTGCACAAGATTGGTTTTTTTCCTATCGACGCATGTTTGGCTACGTCGCAATAGACCATGAAAATAATCACTCGCTGAGTGAAAAAGCCGGTCGAGAAGGATTCCGGCAAAATCAGGCATATCGTGATTTTCGTGCGGTATTGATGAACCTTTTTCAACGTTTGGCTATCGAATTTTTTAGGTCTGCTGCAACTCAGGGTGAAACTTATTGGGACCAGAAAAATGCCTTTGAAGTCGAAGCAAAACTGCTGGCTAAACAGAAGAAAAAAGCGGACGAAAGACGTTCAGATTTCACCAAACTGTTGGAAGATTTTTTTGAAAAATATGAGACCGGAGATTTCGAAAAGCGTGCCGAGACCATTGAAAATCACACAGCGAGCCGCTTGGATCGTTTGGTGACATTGGATGACGATGGGGATCTCGCAACTGGTGTGCGTGACTTGGAAAAACAGATTCAGGGTCAACTCCAAACGCTGAGCAATGACTTGAGCATTTCCAAACCGCGTGGTTTAGCCCTGACAAAGAGAATGGAGAAAGACTGGGCAGCCTACCAACGAATTTCCAACGATGTTCGCGAATCGACCCTTAACCCCCTTCGCAAAAAAATTGACCAACTGATCCGCCAGGCAACCGAAACGCGCGTCAGCATGAGTCAACGCCGTGAATCGGCTATCAAGATGCTTGAGGGACAGCGTGATGGTCTCGTCAGGGAATTGTCTACACTACGACAAGCGGCGTATGAAGCAAGTAAGGAGATGCAAGAGACCCTAAAGGATGTAGTCCGGGAAGAGTTTTCACAATTTCGAGAGGCAGTGGAAACGCTTCTGGTCGACTTTACTCGCATGACGGCACGGAACCCCGGCAAATTAGAAGATGCGCTCAATTCCTTTGAAAACGAAGTTAGGACCATCCGTGAGCGCGAGGCTTCATTTCTCGAAGCTATTCAGCGCCAGATGAAAGACATTACGGAGGCCATCAAAGAACGTGAAACGGTTGAAGACCGGACCGGAGCCTTGGAACAGCGCGCGCAGAGGTTGGAAGAACAGCTTGAATTTTACTCTGACTTTGCGCAAATGGGCATGGGGGTGGGGATATTGCAGCATGAATTTGAAAAGTCCGCACGCAATATGCGTTTAGCCGTCCGTGACTTGAAGCCATGGGCTGACGGAACCCCGGAGTTGAAAAAAGTCTATACTCGCCTCCGCAACTCTTTTGATCACCTAGACGGATACCTGAAGATGCTTGACCCCCTTGGCAGGAGAATCAGGCGGTCGAAAGTAGAAATTTCGGGCGACGAAATCCGAATGCACCTCCGGCGCATCTTCCGCCGAGCCCTTGATGAGGATGGTATCGAACTTGAGGCATCGGACGCATTTTTGGAGAAGAAGGTTAGCTGCAGAACGTCGGCACTTCTTGGCGCGTTTGTAAACGTTGTGGACAACGCCATTTATTGGGTCAGCAATGGCGCCCAAAATGATAAATGGATCAATCTTGATATTGATGATGATGGGTTTCTCATCTCAAATTCCGGTCCCGGTATTGAGGAGAGATTGAGGGAGAGAATTTTTGAGTTTGGAGAAACAACGAAACCAGGTGGTAGGGGGATGGGACTTGCGATTTCAAAAGATACTTTGCTTCGTGAAGGCTTTGATCTTGAACTGGTTCAATCGGGTTCTGACGTTGATCCAGTTTTCAAGATCAAGACTGTCAATACCTTGGAGGGGGAAGCATAA
- a CDS encoding response regulator receiver domain, with amino-acid sequence MPTKVDKKEIEAVWRDHCRKAVRSFVMNAVVVDNEPSLSGNQFLSKGASSAQTFDDGMGGGEADEEQNAPSAEGAPDEIERNIHSLDVQAISDAFSDQEIACAFVLPKETDSDEVVVKRVLAAAFPADIIVIDWKLRDGSHQLTKDILKKIAEKDVAENGRLRLICVYTGEPLIDQITLDAVAALREGGLIFDDVKKDSGYARGKYHCLQVLNKHDEGVSVAQLPTRLLDSMTNLADGLLPSFSIAAVAAVRRNMHHIIARFPSELDEAFVANLLITDPQEDVTELIRELFVSECDTALGLERVADTYLSKSKIEDWLSAKKKPTAKIEYEKDDNSGDKIEISKSFLLALLKKGLDGDKVVVDKENIHVFIDKRRSKVSQSLHGSKAKAKVGEGLLARFVALKREFFGNTKISSEWKPSLTLGSILKNKTTKKFYYCITPSCDTIRLSGKRRSFVMLELEQPQGQPGLLIMGHDNKVERFKVNTRPHCVRTFEFQGDDINGRIMAKTMNDEPEKKGFYFETIPEEGKPPVRLEWFGEVRRNRANRDMAELNREWLRLGIKDSEYLRLASKGYAEL; translated from the coding sequence ATGCCAACGAAAGTAGACAAAAAGGAAATTGAGGCTGTCTGGCGCGATCATTGTCGAAAAGCGGTTCGAAGTTTTGTAATGAATGCCGTGGTCGTGGACAATGAACCTTCACTTTCTGGCAATCAATTTCTCTCCAAAGGGGCTTCTTCCGCACAGACGTTTGATGATGGAATGGGTGGGGGTGAGGCCGATGAAGAACAAAACGCGCCCTCGGCAGAGGGCGCGCCCGATGAAATTGAAAGAAATATACATTCACTAGATGTCCAAGCAATCTCAGATGCCTTTTCCGATCAAGAAATCGCCTGTGCTTTTGTGCTCCCCAAAGAAACGGACTCTGATGAAGTCGTGGTGAAAAGGGTTCTGGCTGCGGCGTTCCCTGCAGACATAATCGTTATTGACTGGAAGTTAAGGGATGGAAGCCATCAGTTAACCAAGGATATTTTGAAAAAAATCGCAGAAAAAGATGTGGCTGAAAATGGCAGGCTGAGATTGATTTGTGTCTACACGGGTGAACCACTCATTGACCAGATTACGCTGGACGCCGTTGCAGCGCTTAGAGAAGGCGGCTTAATTTTTGATGACGTGAAGAAAGATTCTGGTTATGCGAGAGGTAAATACCACTGCCTTCAGGTACTCAATAAACATGATGAAGGTGTAAGTGTCGCACAGCTGCCAACCCGTCTTTTGGACTCCATGACAAACCTTGCAGACGGTTTATTGCCATCATTTTCAATAGCAGCAGTCGCAGCTGTCCGTCGTAATATGCACCATATAATTGCTCGATTTCCATCGGAACTGGATGAGGCGTTTGTAGCGAATCTCTTGATAACGGATCCTCAAGAAGATGTTACGGAACTCATAAGGGAACTTTTTGTTTCGGAATGCGACACTGCTCTAGGCCTTGAAAGAGTAGCTGATACATATCTAAGTAAGTCTAAAATTGAAGATTGGTTGTCAGCCAAGAAAAAGCCAACGGCAAAAATCGAATATGAAAAAGATGACAATAGTGGAGATAAAATAGAAATATCAAAGTCATTTTTATTGGCTCTGCTCAAAAAGGGGCTTGACGGTGACAAGGTTGTTGTAGATAAAGAGAATATTCATGTGTTCATAGATAAACGCCGAAGTAAAGTCTCTCAATCCCTTCACGGATCAAAAGCAAAAGCAAAGGTTGGAGAAGGATTGCTGGCAAGATTTGTTGCATTGAAGAGGGAATTTTTCGGGAATACAAAGATATCTAGTGAATGGAAGCCGTCTCTTACTTTAGGATCTATATTGAAAAATAAAACAACAAAAAAATTCTATTATTGTATTACGCCTTCTTGCGACACAATCCGCCTTAGTGGTAAAAGGCGTTCATTTGTAATGCTCGAACTTGAACAGCCGCAAGGTCAGCCGGGTCTGCTCATTATGGGGCACGATAATAAAGTTGAAAGGTTCAAGGTCAATACTCGGCCTCATTGTGTGCGCACCTTTGAGTTTCAGGGGGATGACATAAATGGGCGGATCATGGCAAAAACAATGAACGATGAACCTGAGAAAAAAGGCTTTTATTTTGAAACAATCCCCGAAGAGGGCAAGCCCCCAGTACGTTTAGAATGGTTTGGCGAAGTGCGTCGAAATCGTGCCAATCGAGATATGGCTGAGCTAAATAGAGAATGGCTTAGGCTTGGCATTAAAGATTCAGAATATCTGCGCTTGGCATCTAAGGGGTATGCCGAATTATAA
- a CDS encoding HNH endonuclease, with the protein MVDLTTSFKHFSSLSRAPGAVWTEATKRKAPHKPLLLLAVLDLVHRGVITTPFIDVTGDLVELNELFNLYWRRVVPLGQTSSIAFPFSRLAREPFWELVPQPGKAITDAVINNTSSVSYLRKYALGAKLDDGLFQVMQGREGRDALRESLLLSCFSEEAAAQLRDQSIINREAFDYSRVLEGQAHLPLVKEIVEAENYRPAARDQGFRKVVTTAYDHRCALCGIRIVTPDGHTVVEAAHIVPWSKSKNDDIRNGMALCRTCHWGFDEGMLGVSDNYTVITARSIGTDPNFPGLLLTLSGRRIIPPADRDLWPAPEYLFDHRRTWRL; encoded by the coding sequence TTGGTCGACCTCACAACCTCCTTCAAACACTTCTCCTCCCTCTCCCGCGCCCCCGGCGCTGTCTGGACGGAGGCCACCAAACGCAAGGCGCCGCACAAGCCGCTGCTCCTCCTGGCGGTGCTGGACCTGGTGCATCGCGGCGTCATCACCACGCCGTTCATTGACGTCACCGGCGATCTGGTGGAACTGAACGAGCTTTTCAACCTCTACTGGCGGCGGGTGGTACCGCTGGGACAGACCAGCAGCATCGCCTTTCCCTTCTCCCGTCTCGCCCGCGAACCATTTTGGGAACTGGTCCCCCAGCCGGGGAAGGCCATCACCGATGCGGTGATCAACAACACATCTTCGGTCAGCTACCTTCGCAAGTATGCCCTGGGGGCCAAGCTGGACGACGGACTGTTTCAGGTCATGCAGGGCAGGGAGGGGCGGGACGCGCTTCGGGAATCGCTGCTCCTTTCCTGCTTCTCGGAGGAAGCAGCGGCGCAGCTGCGTGACCAGTCGATCATCAACCGGGAAGCCTTCGATTATAGTCGGGTGCTGGAGGGGCAGGCCCATCTGCCGCTGGTGAAGGAGATTGTCGAGGCTGAGAACTACCGGCCTGCGGCGCGGGACCAGGGCTTCCGCAAAGTGGTGACCACCGCCTATGACCACCGCTGCGCCCTGTGCGGTATCCGCATCGTCACCCCTGACGGTCATACCGTAGTGGAGGCCGCCCACATCGTGCCCTGGAGCAAATCGAAGAATGACGACATCCGCAACGGCATGGCCCTCTGTCGCACCTGCCACTGGGGCTTCGACGAAGGGATGCTCGGAGTCTCCGACAATTACACGGTCATCACTGCCCGCAGCATCGGCACCGATCCCAATTTTCCCGGCCTGCTCCTCACTCTTTCTGGACGGAGAATTATCCCTCCCGCCGACCGCGACCTCTGGCCGGCACCCGAGTATCTTTTTGACCATCGCAGGACCTGGCGGCTATAA
- a CDS encoding IS256 family transposase, whose amino-acid sequence MAIEKDLLDRLLADYKKPEDLIGETGLLKQLTKALLERALEAELTQHLGHEKHAPVATKGGNARNGKSAKTIKGEFGKLPIEVPRDRDSSFEPLIIPKGQTRFAGFDGKIISLYARGMTTREIQGHLEEIYGVEVSPALISSVTDAVADEVKIWQNRPLDALYPIVYMDAVRVKVRDNGHVSNKAVYLALGVTLDGIKEVLGMWVAENEGAKFWLQVVTELKNRGVEDIFIACVDGLKGFPEAIEAVFPRTQVQLCLVHMVRHSLRYVSWKQRKEVAADLKSIYQAATAEQAEMNLTEFEAKWDKTHPSIGQSWRRNWERITPFFAYPAEIRKVIYTTNAIESLNMSLRKVTKNRGSFPNDAAMFKLLYLALNNIAKKWTLPIRDWKAALNQFSILFEGRLPVY is encoded by the coding sequence ATGGCCATCGAAAAAGATCTGCTGGACCGTCTGCTTGCCGACTACAAGAAGCCCGAAGACCTGATCGGCGAAACCGGCTTGCTTAAACAGCTCACCAAGGCCCTTCTGGAACGAGCTTTGGAAGCGGAATTGACCCAACACCTGGGGCACGAGAAGCATGCTCCCGTGGCCACGAAAGGCGGCAATGCCCGCAATGGCAAGTCGGCCAAAACCATCAAGGGCGAATTCGGCAAACTGCCGATCGAGGTTCCGCGTGACCGGGACAGCAGCTTCGAGCCGCTCATCATTCCCAAGGGCCAGACCCGCTTCGCCGGCTTCGACGGCAAGATCATCTCCCTCTACGCCCGGGGGATGACGACCCGGGAGATCCAGGGGCATCTGGAAGAGATTTATGGCGTCGAGGTCTCTCCCGCCCTCATTTCCAGCGTGACCGATGCCGTCGCGGACGAGGTCAAGATCTGGCAGAACCGACCGCTCGACGCCCTCTATCCCATCGTCTATATGGACGCGGTCCGGGTCAAGGTGCGAGACAACGGCCACGTCAGCAATAAAGCGGTCTACCTGGCCCTGGGCGTCACCCTGGACGGCATCAAGGAGGTCCTGGGCATGTGGGTGGCCGAGAACGAGGGCGCCAAGTTCTGGCTACAGGTGGTGACCGAGTTGAAAAACCGGGGTGTCGAAGACATCTTCATCGCCTGCGTGGACGGGCTCAAAGGTTTCCCCGAGGCCATCGAAGCAGTCTTTCCTCGCACCCAGGTCCAGCTCTGCCTCGTTCACATGGTGCGCCATTCTCTCCGCTACGTCTCCTGGAAACAGCGCAAGGAAGTGGCGGCCGATCTGAAGTCCATTTACCAGGCCGCGACGGCCGAGCAGGCCGAAATGAACCTGACGGAGTTCGAAGCGAAGTGGGATAAAACCCACCCCTCCATCGGCCAGTCCTGGCGGCGCAACTGGGAGAGAATCACCCCTTTTTTCGCCTACCCGGCGGAGATTCGCAAGGTGATCTACACCACCAATGCGATCGAATCGCTGAACATGTCGCTGCGCAAGGTCACCAAGAACCGGGGCTCATTCCCCAACGACGCAGCCATGTTCAAACTGCTCTACCTGGCGCTGAACAATATCGCCAAGAAATGGACCCTGCCGATTCGGGACTGGAAGGCCGCCCTCAACCAGTTCTCTATCTTGTTCGAAGGCAGGTTGCCGGTTTACTGA
- a CDS encoding nuclease-related domain-containing protein, which translates to MYALLALATGFTVGRYWRKRFARFQNNGEELLSRVVLSHFGPPNYHLMNHVTLQLKDGTTQVDHILISRFGVFVIETKHYKGWIFANANSANWTQVLFNFRFKFQNPIIQNRRHVRAVEDLLDFLPPGIIKSVVVFTGEAHFKTEVPQGVFYLSGLIEYLREQTAEVMSFNRMQFCVGRLETVRLAISGQTDVAHIESLELRRGNMK; encoded by the coding sequence TTGTATGCCCTCCTTGCCCTTGCCACTGGCTTTACCGTAGGCCGCTACTGGCGCAAACGATTCGCTAGGTTTCAGAACAATGGTGAAGAACTTCTGTCCCGTGTTGTGCTAAGTCATTTCGGACCTCCAAACTATCACTTGATGAATCACGTTACCCTTCAACTAAAGGACGGTACAACTCAGGTTGATCACATCCTCATTTCAAGATTTGGCGTATTCGTTATCGAGACAAAGCATTATAAGGGGTGGATCTTTGCCAACGCTAATAGTGCCAACTGGACCCAAGTCCTATTCAATTTTAGGTTCAAGTTTCAGAACCCAATAATTCAGAATCGCAGGCATGTTCGGGCAGTTGAAGACCTCCTTGACTTCCTGCCGCCCGGCATCATCAAATCGGTTGTGGTTTTCACAGGCGAAGCGCATTTTAAGACAGAGGTTCCTCAGGGTGTGTTTTATCTCTCAGGGCTTATTGAATACTTGCGCGAACAGACTGCCGAGGTCATGTCCTTTAATCGGATGCAGTTTTGCGTGGGCCGGCTAGAGACTGTCCGCCTAGCCATCAGTGGCCAGACAGACGTAGCGCATATTGAGAGTCTTGAGCTTAGGCGTGGCAATATGAAATAA
- a CDS encoding IS256 family transposase: MAIKSDKLDELLVDCKTPEDVDKLYSRLLQRMINRSLDAEMTAHLGYGAGEAGPAKRANTRNGKSSKTVKGTFGELEIETPRDRAGSFEPQLVRKRQIRLAGMEGKILTLYAKGMTTRDIEDALKDLYGVEISHAVISQVTESVLDEVRAWQNRPLEAVYPILWLDGLTVKIHHGKQVVNKSAHVVLGVNLRGEKEVLGLWIAETEGAKFWLSVLTELRHRGVQDVYIACMDGLKGLPEAVNAIFPKTLTQLCIVHLVRASLRYVTVKDSKAVVAALKRIYQSATAEEAAAELEQLDADWGKSYRSVIRLWRSNWDNIIPFFQFPPEIRKVIYTTNAIESLNMSLRKLTRNRRIFPNDESAIKALYLAIRQASRNWKMIHNWKPALQTFQVMFGEDRVPLNLVY, translated from the coding sequence ATGGCGATTAAATCAGACAAATTGGACGAGCTTTTGGTCGACTGCAAAACCCCCGAGGACGTCGACAAACTCTATTCGCGGTTGCTACAGCGCATGATCAACCGCAGCCTGGACGCCGAAATGACCGCGCATCTGGGTTACGGAGCCGGCGAAGCCGGGCCGGCGAAACGCGCCAACACCCGCAACGGCAAGAGCAGTAAAACCGTCAAGGGCACCTTCGGCGAACTGGAGATCGAAACGCCCCGCGACCGGGCGGGGTCTTTCGAGCCGCAACTGGTTCGCAAACGCCAGATTCGCCTGGCCGGGATGGAAGGAAAGATCCTGACCCTCTATGCCAAAGGGATGACGACCCGCGACATCGAGGACGCCCTGAAGGATCTCTACGGCGTGGAGATTTCCCATGCCGTCATCTCCCAGGTGACCGAATCGGTTCTGGACGAGGTCCGGGCCTGGCAGAATCGCCCACTGGAAGCCGTCTACCCGATCCTGTGGCTCGATGGCCTGACGGTCAAGATTCATCACGGCAAGCAGGTGGTCAACAAGTCGGCCCATGTGGTTCTCGGCGTCAACCTGCGCGGCGAGAAGGAAGTTCTCGGCCTGTGGATCGCCGAGACCGAAGGGGCCAAGTTCTGGCTCTCGGTCCTCACCGAACTGCGCCATCGCGGCGTGCAGGATGTTTACATCGCCTGCATGGACGGGCTGAAAGGGCTGCCGGAAGCGGTCAACGCCATTTTCCCCAAGACCCTGACCCAACTCTGCATCGTCCATCTGGTGCGGGCGAGCCTGCGTTACGTCACGGTCAAGGACAGCAAGGCCGTGGTCGCGGCCCTCAAGCGTATCTACCAGTCGGCGACCGCCGAAGAAGCGGCGGCGGAGTTGGAACAACTGGACGCCGATTGGGGCAAGTCCTATCGTTCGGTAATCCGCTTGTGGCGGAGCAACTGGGACAACATCATCCCGTTTTTCCAGTTTCCGCCGGAAATTCGCAAGGTCATTTACACGACCAACGCGATCGAATCGCTAAACATGAGCCTGCGCAAGCTGACCCGCAACCGGAGGATATTCCCCAACGACGAATCGGCGATCAAGGCGCTCTATCTGGCAATCCGGCAGGCGTCACGCAACTGGAAGATGATCCACAACTGGAAGCCAGCGCTGCAGACATTCCAAGTGATGTTCGGCGAAGACCGGGTGCCGTTGAATCTGGTCTATTGA
- a CDS encoding DUF1318 domain-containing protein — protein MKPALLRYLLWSCLLLAVSCVTINIYFPAEEMRGAADRIVNEVWSERPGSPAAPTTPATPTPPPAGEKAPGSSFFHGWQPGVAYAAQDINVSTPEIRAIQASIKARSTRLFPYLDGGQVGIGNDGLLKLRTSDGLDLKARAEATRLVQAENDDRLRLYQEIARANGFPDKADEVQAIFADSWQTQASKGWYVEGETGSWSRK, from the coding sequence ATGAAGCCTGCCCTGCTGCGTTATCTGTTGTGGTCCTGCCTGCTGCTGGCGGTCTCCTGCGTCACCATTAATATCTACTTCCCCGCCGAGGAGATGCGCGGCGCCGCCGATCGCATCGTCAATGAAGTCTGGAGCGAGCGGCCCGGTTCACCCGCCGCCCCAACCACTCCCGCCACCCCGACCCCGCCGCCTGCCGGGGAGAAAGCCCCGGGCAGCTCCTTTTTCCACGGCTGGCAGCCGGGGGTGGCCTATGCCGCCCAGGATATCAACGTCAGCACCCCGGAAATCCGCGCCATCCAGGCGAGCATCAAGGCACGCTCAACCAGGCTCTTCCCCTATCTTGACGGCGGACAGGTCGGGATCGGCAACGACGGTCTGCTCAAGCTGCGCACCAGTGACGGCCTCGATCTGAAGGCCCGGGCCGAGGCGACCCGGCTGGTCCAGGCGGAAAACGACGACCGGCTGCGCCTCTACCAGGAGATCGCGCGGGCCAACGGCTTCCCCGATAAGGCCGATGAAGTGCAGGCGATTTTTGCCGATTCCTGGCAGACACAGGCGAGCAAGGGATGGTATGTGGAGGGGGAAACGGGGAGCTGGTCGCGCAAGTAG
- a CDS encoding FitA-like ribbon-helix-helix domain-containing protein encodes MGTMTLRGIDDQTAQALKERGSREGVSVNAVTLRLLREAL; translated from the coding sequence ATGGGCACCATGACCTTACGCGGTATCGACGACCAGACCGCCCAGGCCCTGAAGGAGCGGGGCAGCCGGGAGGGCGTCAGCGTCAACGCCGTGACCTTGCGGTTGCTGCGGGAGGCCTTGTGA
- a CDS encoding prevent-host-death protein, with translation MNTIPAQELKRRGLAAGDEGIAKGDVHVIRNNQPHYVVLSEEHYQQLVAEAQEAYLARVRSSLEMSRPAGCISS, from the coding sequence ATGAATACCATCCCTGCCCAGGAACTCAAGCGCCGTGGGCTTGCCGCGGGTGACGAGGGTATTGCCAAGGGGGATGTCCACGTCATCCGCAACAACCAGCCGCACTACGTGGTCCTCTCGGAGGAGCACTACCAGCAACTGGTAGCGGAGGCGCAGGAGGCCTACCTTGCCCGGGTGCGCTCTTCCCTGGAGATGTCAAGGCCGGCCGGGTGCATAAGTTCGTAA